In Thunnus thynnus chromosome 13, fThuThy2.1, whole genome shotgun sequence, the following proteins share a genomic window:
- the dynll2b gene encoding dynein, light chain, LC8-type 2b, with the protein MSDKKAVIKNADMSDEMQQDAVDCAMQAMEKYNIEKDIAAYVKKEFDKKYNPTWHCIVGRNFGSYVTHETKHFIYFYLGQVAILLFKSG; encoded by the exons ATGTCTGACAAAAAGGCAGTGATCAAGAATGCAGACATGTCTGATGAAATGCAGCAGGATGCAGTGGACTGCGCCATGCAAGCAATGGAGAAGTACAACATCGAGAAGGATATCGCTGCTTATGTCAAAAAG GAGTTTGACAAGAAGTACAACCCGACATGGCATTGCATTGTTGGGAGGAACTTTGGCAGCTACGTGACGCACGAGACGAAGCATTTCATCTACTTCTACTTGGGCCAAGTGGCCATTCTACTGTTCAAGTCGGGCTGA